A single window of Gossypium arboreum isolate Shixiya-1 chromosome 13, ASM2569848v2, whole genome shotgun sequence DNA harbors:
- the LOC128286692 gene encoding uncharacterized protein LOC128286692, which yields MEKKQSESFRQYAYRWREMVTQVQPYFLDNETTMLFINTVKALFINYILGSATKSFSDIVMSREMIENTVRSGKIDAGKMLKDHPQERRKMRALVQNLMDNKEFEFFEDVKDLEGEDVCTLEEGSMEKVNKVNHPILIISRLRNNEARTQAAPRVIIHKPVTFPYKDSKRVPWNYDCNVISQKRRAQWAPQKMARILVSTRIVGGAMALQVRESSPLKEKPCEYNVVEQLHKQPTRISILALLLSSETHCSALMNVLNNTYIANDISVNKLDRLVNNISADNFIFFNDDEIPPEGMGSTKALHINTRCKGYTLLGMLIDNGSALNVLPLSILNRLPVDRSHMKKCQNIVKAFDGTEKRVMGKIEIPVLIGPNTYEIHLARVVPSSLHQKLKLVTEGRLVMINAEKGIIALVTSDALYIEAGEEAIECSFRSLEFVNATFIVEGNKIPDTGQMRCKRRKAQLSEGEVKWEPMTFPHISKMFVSGRAIYLEQKMSEKESLEGKLGNLSINAIFEKGIGEENLLGICPYIPGSVLNKWTVEEIPVIFRTSLE from the exons ATGGAGAAGAAGCAAAGTGAAAGCTTTAGGCAATATGCTTATAGATGGAGAGAGATGGTAACGCAAGTCCAACCATATTTTCTAGATAATGAGACAACAATGCTTTTCATAAACACTGTAAAAGCCCTATTCATTAACTATATATTAGGAAGTGCTACCAAGAGCTTCTCAGATATAGTAATGTCCAGAGAGATGATTGAAAATACAGTAAGGAGTGGGAAAATAGATGCAGGAAAAATGCTAAAAGATCATCCCCAAGAAAGAAGGAAAATGAG AGCTTTGGTGCAAAATTTGATGGATAACAAAGAGTTTGAATTCTTTGAAGATGTCAAGGATTTGGAAGGAGAAGATGTTTGCACATTGGAGGAAGGATCAATGGAGAAGGTTAACAAGGTCAATCACCCGATATTGATTATTTCACGATTGAGAAATAATGAAGCAAGAACACAAGCTGCACCAAGAGTTATAATTCATAAACCCGTGACTTTTCCCTATAAGGATAGCAAAAGAGTTCCATGGAATTATGACTGCAATGTGATATCACAGAAGAGGAGAGCTCAATGGGCACCACAGAAGATGGCTAGGATATTGGTTTCTACACGCATAGTGGGAGGCGCTATGGCCTTACAAGTGCGAGAATCGAGCCCATTAAAGGAAAAACCCTG CGAGTATAATGTTGTAGAGCAGCTACACAAACAACCAACTCGCATATCAATACTAGCTTTGCTCTTGAGCTCAGAAACACATTGTAGCGCGTTGATGAATGTGTTGAATAACACCTATATTGCTAATGATATCTCTGTGAATAAGCTAGACCGCTTGGTTAACAATATAAGTGCCGACAATTTCATctttttcaatgatgatgaaatacctcCGGAGGGCATGGGATCCACGAAGGCCCTACATATCAATACCCGCTGCAAAGGATATACACTACTAGGAATGTTAATCGACAATGGATCTGCACTGAATGTCTTACCTCTATCCATACTGAATAGATTACCAGTGGATAGATCTCACATGAAGAAGTGTCAAAATATAGTGAAAGCATTCGATGGTACAGAAAAGAGAGTGATGGGAAAGATTGAAATACCTGTCTTAATtggtccaaacacatatgag ATTCACTTGGCTAGGGTAGTGCCGTCGTCGctacaccaaaaattgaagttggtAACGGAGGGTCGACTGGTGATGATAAATGCTGAAAAGGGTATCATTGCATTAGTAACTAGTGACGCACTATACATAGAAGCGGGTGAAGAGGCaatagaatgttcctttcgatcactGGAATTTGTTAATGCAACTTTCATTGTTGAAGGAAACAAGATCCCA GATACAGGCCAGATGCGATGCAAAAGAAGAAAAGCACAACTAAGTGAGGGAGAAGTCAAGTGGGAACCGATGACCTTTCCCCATATATCTAAAATGTTCGTGTCAGGAAGAGCCATTTATCTTGAGCAAAAGATGTCAGAAAAAGAAAGCCTGGAAGGAAAGTTAGGAAATTTAAGCATCAACGCCATATTCGAAAAAGGAATTGGGGAAGAAAACCTATTAGGCATTTGCCCTTATATACCTGGAAGTGTTTTGAACAAgtggactgtggaagagatccctgTAATTTTTAGAACAAGtttagagtaa